One Acidimicrobiia bacterium DNA segment encodes these proteins:
- a CDS encoding 5,10-methylenetetrahydrofolate reductase — MTRIADLLAAGPTLSFELFPPKTDEAERLLAQAVVELAELRPSFVSVTYGALGSTRERTRDLVTAINDDQVFPAMPHLTCVGHSRADIAELLDHYAHHGVENILALGGDPPADGSEAGGDYAHASELVDQVREHPAGFCVAVAAHPEVHPRSPDRPSDRRYLAAKLQQADFAMTQFFFSVDDYLRLVDDVAELGCDRPILPGVMPVANVKGLIRMAGMNATDIPAPLLERLLAVEDQPEEVRKIGVEVASELGAVLLAAGAPGLHLYALNRSESVREIHANLARG, encoded by the coding sequence ATGACGCGCATCGCCGACCTCCTCGCCGCCGGGCCGACGCTGTCTTTCGAGTTGTTCCCACCCAAGACCGATGAAGCCGAGCGGTTGTTAGCGCAGGCAGTGGTGGAGTTGGCCGAGCTCCGCCCGTCGTTCGTGTCGGTCACCTACGGCGCCCTCGGCAGCACCCGGGAGCGCACGCGCGATCTCGTGACGGCGATCAACGACGATCAGGTGTTCCCGGCGATGCCCCACCTCACCTGCGTGGGGCACAGCCGAGCCGACATCGCGGAGTTGCTGGACCACTACGCCCATCATGGGGTCGAGAACATCCTGGCGCTCGGCGGGGATCCGCCCGCCGATGGTTCGGAGGCCGGCGGCGACTACGCCCACGCGTCGGAACTGGTGGATCAGGTGCGGGAACACCCGGCGGGCTTCTGCGTGGCGGTGGCGGCCCATCCTGAGGTGCACCCTCGCTCGCCGGATCGGCCCAGCGATCGTCGGTACCTCGCCGCCAAGCTGCAGCAGGCCGACTTCGCCATGACCCAATTTTTCTTCTCGGTCGACGATTACCTGCGGTTGGTCGACGACGTGGCCGAGTTGGGTTGCGATCGGCCGATCCTGCCGGGGGTCATGCCGGTGGCCAACGTGAAGGGTCTGATCCGCATGGCCGGTATGAACGCCACTGACATTCCGGCTCCACTGCTCGAACGTCTTCTGGCGGTGGAGGATCAGCCGGAGGAGGTCCGCAAGATTGGGGTCGAGGTGGCCAGTGAGTTGGGGGCGGTGCTGCTGGCCGCCGGGGCCCCCGGGCTGCATCTGTACGCGCTGAACCGCAGCGAGTCCGTGCGCGAGATCCACGCCAACCTGGCCCGGGGCTAA
- a CDS encoding NADP-dependent isocitrate dehydrogenase, whose translation MTDPKIIYTFTDEAPALATYSLLPVIQAYAAAAGVPVETRNISLAGRIIAGFPEHLNPDQRISDDLAELGSLAQQPDANIIKLPNISASIPQLKAAVEELQARGYAVPDYPENPSDDVEAATRTRYDKIKGSAVNPVLREGNSDRRAPASVKQYARTHPHPMGVWSPTCTSHVSHMTTGDFFSNEHSMTMTHAASVRIEFAGEDGTITVLKDGMALLDGEIIDATSMSKAALVVFLTGQVADAKAAGVLFSVHLKATMMKVSDPIIFGHALEAYFADLYATHGATLAAAGIHARDGLTNLLEAVEQLPPDQRRAIETAVQDGLANGPGLAMVDSARGITNLHVPSDVIVDASMPAMIRTSGQMWNAAGDPQDTKAVIPDSSYAGIYQVVIDDCRAHGAYDPATMGSVPNVGLMAQAAEEYGSHDKTFEIPARGTVRVVSQDGIRLLEQAVEPGDIWRMGQTKDLPIQDWVKLAVGRARATGSPTVFWLDEARAHDAQLITKVRRYLPDHDTAGLQIEIMAPVDAMALSLRRIRRGEDTISVTGNVLRDYLTDLFPILELGTSAKMLSVVPLMNGGGLFETGAGGSAPKHVQQLVKENHLRWDSLGEFLALAVSFEHFATTTGNPSAQVLADTLDRATGRFLNEDRSPSREVHEIDNRGSHYYLALYWAQELATQTAESDLAAAFAPLAERLAAAEATISAELLEVQGAPVDLGGYYRPDPTTAAATMRPSATFTDALALIQ comes from the coding sequence ATGACCGACCCCAAGATCATTTACACCTTCACCGACGAAGCCCCCGCTCTCGCCACGTATTCACTGCTGCCGGTGATCCAGGCCTACGCGGCGGCCGCCGGCGTACCCGTGGAGACCCGCAACATCTCCCTGGCCGGACGCATCATCGCCGGGTTCCCCGAGCATCTCAACCCAGACCAGCGCATCAGCGATGACCTCGCCGAACTCGGGTCCCTCGCCCAGCAGCCCGATGCCAACATCATCAAGTTGCCCAACATCAGCGCGTCGATCCCGCAACTCAAAGCCGCCGTGGAGGAACTCCAAGCCCGCGGCTACGCCGTGCCGGACTACCCCGAGAACCCCTCCGACGATGTCGAAGCCGCCACCCGGACGCGCTACGACAAGATCAAAGGCAGCGCCGTAAATCCTGTGCTGCGAGAGGGCAACTCCGACCGCCGGGCCCCCGCCTCGGTGAAGCAATACGCCCGCACCCACCCTCACCCCATGGGGGTGTGGTCACCCACCTGCACCTCCCATGTGAGCCACATGACCACCGGCGACTTCTTCTCCAACGAACACTCCATGACCATGACGCACGCCGCCTCGGTGCGCATCGAGTTCGCCGGAGAAGATGGCACCATCACGGTGCTCAAGGACGGTATGGCGCTCCTCGACGGCGAGATCATCGACGCCACCTCCATGAGCAAGGCGGCCCTGGTGGTGTTCCTCACCGGGCAGGTGGCCGACGCCAAGGCAGCCGGGGTGCTGTTCTCCGTGCACCTCAAAGCCACGATGATGAAAGTGTCGGACCCGATCATCTTCGGCCATGCCCTCGAGGCCTACTTCGCCGACTTGTACGCCACCCACGGCGCCACCCTCGCCGCCGCCGGCATCCACGCCCGCGATGGGTTGACGAACCTGCTCGAGGCGGTGGAGCAACTGCCCCCCGATCAGCGACGGGCCATCGAAACGGCCGTGCAGGACGGCCTGGCGAACGGCCCGGGGTTGGCCATGGTGGACTCGGCGCGGGGCATCACGAATCTGCACGTTCCCAGCGATGTGATCGTGGACGCGTCGATGCCCGCCATGATCCGCACCTCGGGCCAGATGTGGAACGCCGCCGGCGACCCCCAAGACACCAAAGCCGTCATCCCCGACAGCAGTTACGCGGGGATCTATCAGGTGGTCATCGACGACTGCCGTGCCCACGGCGCTTACGACCCAGCCACCATGGGGTCGGTGCCCAACGTTGGGCTCATGGCCCAGGCGGCGGAGGAGTACGGCTCTCACGACAAGACCTTCGAGATCCCCGCCCGGGGCACCGTGCGGGTAGTGAGCCAAGACGGGATCAGGCTGCTCGAACAGGCCGTGGAACCCGGCGACATCTGGCGCATGGGCCAGACCAAGGACCTCCCCATCCAAGACTGGGTGAAGTTGGCGGTGGGCCGGGCCCGGGCCACCGGTTCCCCCACCGTGTTCTGGCTCGATGAAGCTCGCGCTCACGATGCCCAACTCATCACCAAGGTGCGCCGGTACCTGCCCGACCACGACACCGCCGGCCTTCAGATCGAGATCATGGCGCCGGTGGATGCCATGGCCTTGTCCCTTCGCCGCATCCGGAGGGGAGAGGACACGATCTCGGTCACCGGGAACGTGCTGCGCGACTACCTCACCGACTTGTTCCCCATCCTCGAACTCGGCACCAGCGCCAAAATGCTTTCCGTCGTGCCGCTCATGAACGGCGGCGGTCTCTTCGAAACCGGAGCCGGTGGGTCTGCTCCCAAACATGTGCAGCAACTCGTGAAGGAAAACCACCTCCGCTGGGACTCCCTCGGGGAGTTCCTGGCCCTCGCCGTGTCCTTCGAGCACTTCGCCACCACCACCGGCAACCCGAGCGCCCAGGTACTAGCCGACACCCTCGACCGCGCCACCGGCCGATTCCTCAACGAGGACAGGTCGCCGAGCCGCGAGGTCCACGAAATCGACAATCGCGGCAGCCACTACTACCTGGCTCTCTACTGGGCTCAGGAACTAGCTACCCAGACCGCCGAGAGCGATCTCGCCGCCGCCTTCGCCCCCCTCGCCGAGCGCCTCGCCGCCGCCGAGGCCACCATCAGCGCCGAACTACTGGAGGTGCAGGGTGCCCCCGTAGATTTGGGCGGCTACTACCGCCCCGATCCCACCACCGCCGCCGCCACCATGCGCCCGAGCGCGACCTTCACCGACGCGCTGGCGCTCATCCAATAA
- a CDS encoding site-specific DNA-methyltransferase, translating to MILGSVISGEDTHLGRRCSRPRGPLGSLTSLSHPLPRVLGVTTATRGLAVVDSGAQRKRATSTSSFGVSRRENHDASGFYARFSAPTLSDDALVEPAGVVDQIYLGDARSMDRVRPSSVALVVTSPPYFAGKAYEEALGEGHIPATYLDYLTMLEDVFAECVSKLESGGRIAVNVANLGRKPYRSLSADVIGILQDRLGLLLRGEVIWRKARGAGGNCAWGSFKKPANPVLRDVTERVIIASKGRFDRAINPTQRALAGLPSRSTTTADEFMEATLDVWELAPESATRVGHPAPFPIELPERLIELYTYAGDVVLDPFMGSGTTAIAALRTGRHYLGYDTDDGYAKAARERIAAAATTLAATPAPPRPNKATADAAALLLAAGFTLADAQATKRRKFAGGLSADCLATDAQGGEWLVLVAGASTVARSGLRRSDVLFRTLGEAGVLTAAGHRVLVLTTDFPVRASSALAAVRAARGGALVDALEFSADGVPERLAAYARGGVHAPIGDLLTGP from the coding sequence ATGATCTTGGGGTCGGTCATTAGCGGCGAGGATACCCACCTGGGGCGGCGGTGCTCGCGGCCGCGCGGTCCGCTCGGTAGCCTGACCTCGCTGTCACACCCCCTTCCTAGGGTCCTTGGTGTGACGACAGCGACGAGAGGGTTGGCCGTGGTGGACTCAGGCGCGCAGCGCAAGCGAGCGACGTCCACGTCATCGTTCGGGGTGTCGCGGCGCGAAAACCACGACGCCAGCGGCTTCTACGCCCGGTTCAGCGCCCCCACCCTGAGCGACGATGCCTTGGTGGAGCCGGCGGGGGTGGTCGATCAGATCTACCTCGGCGACGCCCGTTCAATGGATCGGGTACGGCCATCCTCGGTGGCCCTGGTGGTTACCTCGCCGCCCTACTTCGCCGGTAAGGCCTATGAAGAAGCACTGGGCGAGGGCCACATCCCCGCCACCTACCTCGACTACCTCACCATGCTCGAAGACGTGTTCGCCGAGTGCGTCAGCAAACTGGAGTCGGGTGGTCGCATTGCCGTGAACGTGGCGAACCTCGGTCGTAAGCCGTACCGGTCCCTCTCGGCCGACGTGATCGGCATCCTGCAGGACCGGTTGGGGCTTCTGCTCCGGGGCGAGGTCATTTGGCGCAAGGCACGCGGCGCCGGTGGCAACTGTGCCTGGGGGTCGTTCAAGAAACCGGCCAATCCGGTGCTGCGGGATGTCACCGAGCGCGTCATCATCGCCAGCAAAGGCCGCTTCGATCGGGCGATCAACCCCACGCAGCGGGCACTGGCGGGCCTTCCCTCTCGCTCCACCACCACGGCCGATGAGTTCATGGAAGCCACGCTCGACGTGTGGGAGTTGGCTCCCGAGAGCGCCACCCGGGTGGGCCATCCCGCCCCGTTCCCCATCGAGTTACCCGAGCGGCTCATCGAGCTCTACACCTACGCCGGGGATGTGGTGCTCGATCCGTTCATGGGCTCGGGAACCACCGCCATCGCGGCGCTGAGAACGGGTCGCCATTACCTCGGCTACGACACCGACGACGGGTACGCCAAGGCGGCCCGGGAGCGCATCGCGGCCGCCGCCACCACCCTGGCGGCTACTCCGGCACCCCCTCGACCGAATAAGGCAACCGCCGATGCCGCCGCCTTGCTGCTGGCGGCCGGGTTCACGCTGGCCGATGCCCAGGCCACCAAGCGGCGGAAGTTTGCCGGCGGGCTCTCGGCCGACTGTCTGGCCACCGACGCGCAAGGGGGCGAGTGGCTGGTGCTGGTCGCTGGCGCCAGCACCGTGGCCCGCAGTGGTCTGCGCCGATCTGATGTGCTGTTTCGCACTCTCGGCGAAGCCGGGGTGCTCACCGCCGCCGGCCATCGGGTGCTGGTACTCACCACCGATTTTCCGGTGAGGGCCTCGTCGGCCCTGGCGGCCGTGCGGGCCGCCCGGGGTGGGGCCCTGGTGGATGCGTTGGAGTTTTCTGCCGATGGGGTTCCTGAACGCCTGGCGGCCTATGCCCGCGGCGGTGTCCACGCGCCGATCGGCGATCTGCTCACCGGGCCCTAA
- a CDS encoding SRPBCC family protein — protein MLHSNDDGPPPDEVSRLIAAPADRLYEIITDIAHMGRLSPECTGGHWRGGATKAAVGASFTGRNRRGIMRWSTKNKVVIATPGLEFAFETQPSGTRWTYRLEADGPTTVVTESRTAFKPRPLVARIFTHLFLGGGTGHEDEMRTGMAATLDRLKALAEAE, from the coding sequence ATGCTCCACAGCAATGACGATGGCCCGCCCCCCGACGAGGTATCGCGCCTCATCGCGGCGCCGGCTGACCGCCTTTATGAAATCATCACCGACATCGCCCACATGGGTCGCTTGAGCCCGGAGTGCACGGGTGGCCATTGGCGGGGTGGCGCCACCAAGGCGGCGGTGGGGGCCTCCTTTACCGGCCGGAATAGGCGAGGCATCATGCGCTGGTCCACCAAAAACAAGGTGGTGATAGCCACGCCGGGCCTGGAATTTGCCTTCGAAACCCAGCCGAGCGGCACCCGCTGGACCTACCGGCTGGAGGCGGATGGCCCCACCACCGTGGTGACCGAAAGCCGCACCGCCTTCAAACCACGCCCACTCGTCGCCCGCATCTTCACCCACCTGTTCCTCGGCGGCGGCACCGGCCACGAAGACGAGATGCGGACGGGCATGGCGGCCACCCTCGATCGCCTCAAGGCCCTCGCCGAAGCCGAGTGA
- a CDS encoding aldehyde dehydrogenase family protein: MLNHDKMYIDGSWVSPQGTGSIDVFDSTNGEVVGRIPNGNAADVEAAARAASAAFPGWSAKSVEERAKFCQQISEGLAGRADEIATIITREAGMPKWLSLIVQAGLPINAFATAGHLAETYEYETTIGSSLVVKEPVGVVGAITPWNYPLNQIAAKVAYAMAAGCTVVLKPSEVAPLDAFLLAEVIHDVGVPAGVFNLVSGTGIEVGEAISRHPLVDMISFTGSTRAGKAVVVAASETLKRVSLELGGKSANILLDDLDDETFERAVRDGVGKAFLNSGQTCNALTRMLVPASRLEAAEGFAADEAETKFRPQDPFADFAMLGPLASQAQVDRVNNYIQKGIDEGAKLVTGGTGVPEGLEVGYYVKPTVFSEVRNDMTIAQEEIFGPVLSILPYETEREAIAIANDSPYGLGGGVWGESDRAKAVAHQIRTGQVEINGAPFNPAAPFGGYKQSGYGREHGIHGFEEFLETKSIQL, translated from the coding sequence ATGCTCAACCACGACAAGATGTATATCGACGGGTCCTGGGTGTCGCCGCAGGGAACTGGGTCGATCGATGTCTTCGACTCCACCAATGGTGAAGTTGTTGGCCGCATTCCGAACGGAAACGCGGCCGATGTGGAGGCCGCCGCCCGAGCCGCCTCCGCTGCGTTCCCGGGGTGGTCGGCCAAGAGTGTGGAGGAGCGGGCCAAGTTCTGCCAACAAATCTCTGAGGGCCTCGCCGGTCGCGCCGATGAGATCGCCACCATCATTACCCGCGAGGCGGGCATGCCGAAGTGGCTTAGCCTGATCGTGCAGGCCGGTTTGCCGATCAACGCCTTCGCCACCGCCGGTCATCTGGCGGAGACCTACGAGTACGAGACGACCATCGGGAGCAGCTTGGTGGTCAAAGAGCCGGTCGGGGTAGTGGGGGCCATCACGCCGTGGAACTACCCGCTGAACCAGATCGCCGCCAAGGTGGCCTACGCCATGGCGGCGGGCTGCACGGTGGTACTCAAGCCCAGCGAGGTGGCCCCGCTCGACGCTTTTCTTCTCGCCGAGGTCATCCACGACGTCGGCGTACCGGCGGGGGTGTTCAACCTCGTCAGCGGCACGGGGATCGAGGTAGGCGAAGCCATCTCGCGCCATCCCTTGGTGGACATGATCTCCTTCACCGGCTCCACTCGCGCCGGCAAAGCGGTGGTAGTGGCCGCCAGCGAAACCCTCAAGCGCGTCAGCCTCGAACTCGGTGGGAAGTCGGCCAATATCCTGCTCGACGATCTCGATGACGAGACCTTTGAACGGGCCGTGCGAGATGGGGTGGGCAAGGCCTTCTTGAATTCAGGACAGACCTGCAACGCCCTTACCCGCATGTTGGTTCCGGCCAGCCGCCTAGAGGCCGCCGAGGGGTTCGCGGCCGACGAGGCCGAGACGAAGTTCCGGCCGCAGGATCCCTTCGCCGATTTTGCCATGCTGGGCCCTCTGGCCAGCCAGGCGCAGGTGGACCGAGTGAATAACTACATCCAAAAGGGCATCGACGAGGGCGCCAAGCTCGTCACCGGGGGAACGGGCGTGCCGGAGGGCCTCGAGGTGGGCTACTACGTCAAGCCGACTGTGTTCTCCGAGGTGCGCAACGACATGACCATCGCCCAAGAGGAGATCTTCGGGCCGGTGCTGTCGATTCTTCCCTATGAGACCGAGAGGGAAGCCATCGCCATCGCCAACGACTCTCCCTATGGCCTCGGCGGCGGTGTGTGGGGTGAGAGCGACCGGGCCAAGGCGGTAGCGCACCAGATCCGCACCGGCCAGGTCGAGATAAACGGCGCACCGTTCAATCCCGCGGCTCCCTTTGGCGGCTACAAGCAGTCCGGATATGGCCGGGAACATGGCATACACGGGTTTGAGGAATTCCTCGAGACCAAGTCGATTCAGTTGTAG
- a CDS encoding malate dehydrogenase codes for MKDPVRVAVTGAAGQIGYSLLFRIASGSMLGPDQPVILQMLEITPALPSLAGVAMELEDCAFPLLAGMVQTDDADLAFGDAAVALLVGAMPRKDGMERADLLSANGGIFKPQGQALSRSAHREVKVLVVGNPANTNALIAQHNATDLDPSRFTAMVRLDHNRAVAQLAAKAGVHPNDVKKMTIWGNHSATQYPDIFHSEIGGQSGFSAAGSDQVWLESEFIPTVQQRGATVIKARGLSSAASAANAAIDHVRSWALGTPEGDWVSMGIVSDGSYGTPEGIISGFPCTCSNGDYSIVQGLDINDFSRARMDKSTGELVEEREAVRQLGLI; via the coding sequence ATGAAGGACCCTGTTCGCGTCGCGGTGACCGGTGCTGCCGGCCAGATCGGCTACTCGTTGCTCTTCCGCATCGCGTCGGGATCAATGTTGGGCCCCGACCAGCCCGTGATTCTGCAGATGCTGGAGATCACGCCTGCCTTGCCATCCTTGGCCGGCGTGGCGATGGAACTCGAGGACTGTGCCTTTCCGTTGCTCGCCGGGATGGTCCAGACCGACGATGCCGATCTGGCCTTCGGCGACGCGGCGGTGGCTCTGCTGGTGGGGGCGATGCCGCGTAAGGACGGTATGGAGCGGGCCGATCTCCTGAGCGCCAACGGCGGCATTTTCAAGCCCCAGGGACAAGCGCTGTCGCGCAGCGCTCACCGGGAGGTGAAGGTGCTCGTGGTGGGTAACCCCGCCAACACCAATGCCCTCATTGCGCAACACAACGCCACCGACCTCGACCCCAGTCGCTTCACCGCCATGGTTCGCCTCGACCACAACCGGGCCGTCGCGCAGTTGGCGGCCAAGGCCGGGGTACACCCCAACGACGTGAAGAAGATGACGATCTGGGGCAACCACTCCGCCACTCAGTACCCCGACATCTTTCACTCTGAGATCGGCGGCCAGTCCGGCTTTTCGGCCGCGGGCTCCGATCAGGTTTGGCTGGAGAGCGAGTTCATCCCCACGGTGCAGCAACGCGGGGCGACGGTGATCAAGGCTCGCGGATTGTCCTCGGCGGCCTCGGCGGCCAACGCGGCCATCGACCATGTGCGTTCGTGGGCGCTAGGCACGCCCGAAGGGGATTGGGTGTCGATGGGCATCGTGAGCGACGGTTCCTACGGCACGCCCGAGGGCATCATTTCCGGTTTCCCTTGCACCTGCAGTAACGGCGACTACTCGATCGTCCAGGGCCTCGACATCAACGACTTCAGCCGTGCCCGCATGGACAAGAGCACGGGCGAACTGGTGGAGGAGCGCGAGGCCGTCCGCCAACTTGGCCTCATCTGA
- a CDS encoding 4'-phosphopantetheinyl transferase superfamily protein: MISGYGQTVVQALLRWSRADAPDASEALLGDSERSRLAAFARPQDRARFRAAHVLVRVTVAEATGVAPSSVTLVQHCEQCGEAHGRPRVLVEGDPGPEVSLSHAADAVLAAVSDVPLGVDLEPWGGVRAGVERLALSAGEQALLAARPAAERPDALVRWWVRKEAVLKAAGVGLRIDPHQVVVSAPWEPAQLLHGPTGLADFTIIDLQGIPGYGAALAIGAPGPPTLPVTMTDLSQIS, translated from the coding sequence ATCATCAGTGGCTACGGTCAGACCGTGGTTCAGGCGCTGCTTCGATGGTCCCGGGCGGACGCGCCCGATGCGAGCGAGGCGCTCCTAGGCGATTCCGAGCGATCGCGCCTGGCCGCTTTTGCTCGTCCACAGGACCGAGCGCGCTTCCGCGCTGCGCACGTGCTGGTACGGGTGACGGTGGCGGAAGCTACCGGGGTCGCTCCATCATCGGTGACTCTGGTGCAGCACTGCGAGCAGTGCGGCGAGGCCCACGGCCGCCCTCGCGTGCTCGTGGAGGGCGATCCGGGCCCCGAGGTGAGCCTGTCGCACGCTGCTGACGCCGTGCTGGCGGCCGTCAGCGACGTACCGCTAGGAGTGGATCTCGAACCCTGGGGCGGGGTGCGGGCGGGTGTGGAGCGTCTCGCACTGTCCGCCGGCGAGCAGGCCCTGCTGGCCGCCCGACCCGCCGCCGAACGCCCCGACGCCCTCGTCCGCTGGTGGGTACGCAAAGAGGCCGTTCTAAAGGCCGCCGGGGTGGGCCTGCGGATCGACCCGCACCAAGTGGTGGTGAGCGCCCCGTGGGAACCCGCCCAACTTCTCCACGGCCCTACCGGGCTGGCCGACTTCACCATCATCGACCTCCAGGGAATACCCGGCTACGGCGCCGCACTGGCCATCGGGGCCCCTGGGCCCCCCACCCTCCCGGTGACCATGACCGACCTGAGCCAGATCAGCTGA
- a CDS encoding DedA family protein: protein MPDSPLVLALLPDFLDGAKLIESVGLIGIFLIVFAESGLLVGFFLPGDALLFTAGFFASGPATVDQSLHLPLIPLLAGIWIAAVVGDQVGFMFGRRVGPAVFNRPDSRLFKQANVDKAQVFFDKHGPRSIVLARFVPVVRTFTPITAGVSGMDYRTFVRWNLIGGTVWAFGVTMLGYYLGQVAVIEKNLELAILAVVALSCLPIVVEVIKARRDR from the coding sequence ATGCCAGATTCGCCTTTAGTGCTTGCCTTGCTCCCCGACTTCCTCGACGGCGCCAAATTGATCGAGTCGGTGGGCCTCATCGGGATCTTCCTGATTGTCTTCGCCGAGAGTGGTTTGCTCGTGGGGTTCTTCCTGCCTGGCGATGCCCTGCTGTTCACGGCCGGATTCTTCGCCTCGGGCCCGGCCACTGTGGACCAGAGCCTGCACCTCCCACTCATCCCGCTGCTGGCGGGCATCTGGATCGCCGCCGTGGTGGGTGATCAGGTGGGCTTTATGTTCGGGCGGCGGGTGGGCCCGGCGGTGTTCAATCGCCCGGACTCGCGTTTGTTCAAACAGGCCAACGTGGACAAGGCCCAGGTGTTCTTCGACAAGCACGGGCCGCGCTCGATCGTGTTGGCCCGCTTCGTCCCGGTAGTGCGAACCTTCACGCCGATCACCGCGGGGGTGAGCGGCATGGACTACCGCACCTTCGTCCGCTGGAACCTCATCGGGGGCACGGTCTGGGCCTTCGGCGTCACGATGCTGGGCTACTACCTCGGTCAGGTGGCGGTGATCGAGAAAAACCTGGAACTGGCCATCCTGGCGGTGGTGGCGCTGTCCTGCCTGCCCATCGTGGTCGAGGTCATCAAGGCCCGCCGGGACCGCTAG
- a CDS encoding succinate dehydrogenase/fumarate reductase iron-sulfur subunit, producing the protein MHVTLHVWRQAGPTTSGTMETYDAPDISEEMSFLEMLDVVNERLNAQGREPIAFEHDCREGICGSCGMMINGQAHGPQRGTATCQLHMRKFEDGAEIFIEPWRAAAFPVLKDLIVNRSAFDKIVESGGYITAPTGAAPDANLTLIPKEVADAAMDAAACIGCGACVAACPNSAGQLFTAAKINHLNLLPQGQAERYTRVQNMVDTMEEFFGSCTNHGECQEACPKEISIDFIAYMNRDYVKAQLKNRKLLSQD; encoded by the coding sequence ATGCATGTGACACTCCACGTTTGGCGCCAGGCCGGCCCCACTACCTCGGGCACCATGGAGACCTACGATGCCCCCGACATCTCCGAGGAGATGTCCTTCCTGGAAATGCTCGATGTCGTGAATGAGCGCCTCAACGCGCAGGGCCGGGAACCCATCGCGTTCGAGCACGACTGCCGCGAAGGCATCTGCGGGAGTTGCGGGATGATGATCAACGGGCAGGCCCACGGCCCCCAGCGCGGCACCGCCACCTGCCAACTCCACATGCGAAAGTTCGAAGACGGAGCCGAGATTTTTATCGAGCCCTGGCGGGCTGCCGCGTTCCCGGTGCTGAAAGACCTCATCGTGAACCGCTCCGCCTTCGACAAGATCGTGGAGTCCGGCGGCTACATCACCGCCCCCACCGGGGCCGCTCCTGATGCCAACCTCACCCTCATTCCCAAAGAGGTGGCCGATGCGGCCATGGACGCAGCCGCCTGCATCGGCTGTGGGGCCTGTGTGGCGGCCTGCCCGAACAGTGCCGGACAACTCTTCACCGCCGCCAAGATCAACCACCTGAACCTTCTCCCGCAGGGCCAGGCCGAGCGCTATACCCGGGTGCAGAACATGGTGGACACCATGGAGGAGTTCTTCGGCTCCTGCACCAACCACGGCGAGTGCCAAGAGGCCTGTCCGAAGGAGATTTCGATCGACTTCATCGCCTACATGAACCGCGACTACGTGAAGGCCCAACTAAAGAACCGCAAACTCCTCAGCCAGGACTAG